The region CACGCGCAGACGCACCACCGGCACGCCGAGCAGCTGCGCAAAACTTTCACCTCGTGCGAGCAGGTTAAGGCGCGGTGCATTCCATATCGACCACAGCAAGACTGCGCCCGCGATGGCGGCGGCCAGCGGCAGGAAACGGCTGTCTTCGAGATCGCCCATGAGCCAGAACACCATGCCGCGCAATTGCGTATCTCCCGCCAGCGTCAGCACCAGCGTAATCACGGCGCCGAAACCGGCCGCGAGCATGATGCCGGTCAGCAGCAAACGATGTCCGGCCGCCATCGGCGACAGCGGCAGACGCCGCAGCGATTTTCCGACCAGACCGAACAGCAGCAGCACCGCCAGGCCCGCGCCCAATACGGCGCCGACGGCGGCGACATTCTGGCGTTGCAAACCGATCGACGCGGCCAGCAACATCGCCAGCAAGGCGCCCGCAGCGGATCCGCCGGAGACGCCCAGCACATAAGGTTCGGCAAGTGGATTGCGCAGCAGCACCTGCATCAGCGCGCCCGCCATCGCCAGCAAGGCGCCGACGGTGAACGCCGTCAGCGCGCGCGGCACGCGCAACTGCAGGAGCATCGCGATGTCGGCGGAGTTGGCGGAGGCGCCGCTCAGGCGCAGACAGCCGGTGCTGCCGCACAGCCCCGCCAGCACGAGCGCCAGCGCGGCCAATGCGGCGAGGCAGGAAAGCAGCAGGATCGCTCTGCGCATGAAGTCCTTGTGATGAATTTAAAAGTCGTAACGAGCGGTGAATTTTACTGCACGGCCGCTTTCGGGATAGATGCCCGAGGCGCAGCCGAAAGCTTGCGAGAAGTAACGCCGGTCGCCCAGGTTGCTGCCGGTCAGCGCCAGCTCCCATGCGCTCACCCGCACGGCATAGCGCGCGTCGACCGTGGTGTACGACGGCATGCGTGCATTGCAGGTGTTGCTGAAGTCGCCGCCGTAGCGCTGCGCGTCGGCCCACAGCACGCCGAGGTTGACGGTCTGATTTCCGGACTGCCAGTTCAGGCGAGCGGAGGCCGTATTCTTCGGCACCAGCACCATTTCCTTGCCGGCGTTCGGACCGCCCGTGAAGGTCGCGGCGATATGCTGGAAATTCCCCTTGAGGCTGAAGTCGGCGTTCAGGCGCGCGGCGGCCTCCAGTTCGACGCCCTGCCGTTTGGTCGGATCGAGATTGACGTTGGCGCCGAACGCGCCGACGGTGGGATCGTAGAACAACTCATCCTTGATGCGATGGCGGAACCACCTCAGCGTGGCGTTGTTGTCGGCGCCGCCCCAGGTCGCGCCGAACTCGAGGTCATGCGAGGTCTGCGGCTTGAGGATCTGCCCGGCCGCCAGCACGATGCTACGGTTTTCGTCAGCAGTCGGCAGCCGATAGCTTTGGCCGGTTTTGCCGAACAGGCGCAGCGACGGGATCACGGCATGGCTCGCCTGCACATCCCAGGCGTTGACGCCCTGCGCCTTGTCGTAGGCGTTGGCGGTGCTGCGCTTGTCGATCGTTTCATGACGCACGCCCACCGCGATACGGGTATTACGAGCGATCTGCAGTTCATCGCGCACGTATGCCGCGCGCGCAGTCTGTGCGGCATCGCCGCTGCCGTCGACGTTGCCGATCTGCCATTCGGAAAAATCGACGCCGGCCACCAGCTCGTTCTTCAACGCGCCGACTTCAGCGATGTGGCGCAGGCGCGGAGAAAATTGCGTAGTGCGGCTATGTACTTCGCTGACCGCGCCGCCGCCATAGCTGGCGCGGGAAATCTTTTCGCGATGCGACAACTCCGCCGCCGCTTCCAGCGCGCCGAACCGTCGCTCGAAGAAGGCGGTGATGCGGTCGCTGTCATAGGCGCCGTAGTCCTTCGGGCTGCTGGTCTGGCGCGGATTGGCCAGGAATTGCGCCATGCTCAGCGAACCGGCCAGGCCATAGTCGGCGCGCGCCAGATCCACGCGCAGGCCGAAGCGGCCTTCGTTGGAAAACCATTGCGCCGTACCGCTGAAATTCTCCTGATTGGAAGCATTGTTGTCGCGATAATTGTCCGCATGCTGCTTGCTGTACGCAGCGTTCAATGCGAAACCGTCCCAGCCCTTGGCGACGCTGGCGCGACCGCTGCGCAAACCATAGCTGCCGGCTTCGCCGACCACGCTGCCGTGGATCGCATCCGCAGCCGGGCGCTTGGTGATGATCTGAATCGTGCCGCCGGTGGCGCCGTCGCCGTACAGGACGCTGCTGCCGCCACGCACGATCTCGATGCGCTCGACCGAATCGATCGGCACCGACGACAGCAAGGCGGTCGACAATTCGTTTTCCGACAGGCGCACGCCGTCGATCAGGATCACCATGTTCTGGTCGCCGTTGCTGCCGAAGCCGCGCATGTCGAGCGCGAAGTCCCCCGGCCCCGCCAGGCTCTGGCGGCCATACACCCCACCCAGTTTGCGAATCGCTTCGTTGACGTTGTCGATGCCGGCATTGCGGATATCCTCGGCGCCGATCACGGTCGCGCCCACGGGCGGAAACGCCGGGTCGTTCGGAAAGCGCGAGGCCGTGACGAGCAGCGCAGCGAGGTTCTGGTCATCGGCGGCCTGCGCCACGGAGCAGGCAAGCGAATTCGCGAGCGAGAATGCCGCGCAGGCGATTGCGGCGCGGCGGGTTGGAACTGTGAATGTCATGATGTCGTAGTAGCAATGATCTCCGGCCTGCCTCCCCGCAAGCCGGATTGAAATGGAAGGCCGGGCCTTCCCCTGTCATGGCCGGTATCCGGGCTGCAAGCCTGGCCCGCCGCGCCTTCCCGTGCCGTACCGCAAACAAGATATGCGGCGATCACAGTGGCGAAGTCGGCAGGTTGCCGTTCCCGATAAGGAACGGCGCTTGCTTACCGTTGCGGGGGCAGCGCACGTTGGCGGCGATCCGGTTTCCCAGGCCACCGCGCCGTGCTTCCCGTTTAACTACCGGCATGAACATGCCGGCGAGCACCAAAACGGCGCAATTGTATGCGCCAATGCCACAGGCGGCAATCATCCGTGACAAACGAAGCGGGCTTGCATTATGATTGCCCGAAGATCAACAGCGTCGCCATAACGCCATTTAAATGGGGAATTTTCATCGCTTTTTAGCCGATGGAGCCGCTTGACAGGGGCTTATAATCAATTCAACAAATAGCGGAAGTCCGTCCCCGCCGGGACCGCTTCCCGGGGATCAGGCAAAAACAGGGGCAAACTCTCTACAGATTTTTTATTTGTTGCCGATATGCAATGAATATCCGGCGGCCGCTGCCGCGCATTTACAGCAACAGGAGCTTCCTATCACCGAGCCATCTCGTCGAACCATGTAATTCAGTTGTGACAGATTACCTGCCTTGCGGCGGAAGCAAATAACGCATCAAATTTGTATGGAGATACCAAGATCATGAGTGACGACGTTGATTTAGAGGCACTATTCGATGAGATTTCGGCGCAAACTCTGCCGGCTTCGGTCGCGGCAGCCGCGCCGGCGGCCGCCGCCGAGGACCCAGCAGCTCCGCCCGAAGACCAGTCCGACAAGCCCATGTACGAACGTTTGGGCGGCATCGTTCGCCTGTTGCACGATTCCATGCGCGAACTCGGCTACGACCGTTCGCTGTCGGACGTCGCTTCGCAGATCGGCGATGCCCAGGGTCGCCTGGAGCACGTTGCCACGCTGACCGAACAAGCCGCCAACAAGGTGCTCAATTCGATCGACGCCGGCATGCCAGCCCAGGACGCCCTCGCCAGCAAGGCCAAAGACATCGATGACCGCTGGGCGCGCCTGTTCGCCGGCCAGATGACCATCGACGAATTCAAGAATCTGGCCAACGATTCCAAGAAATTCTCTTCCGCCGTCATCGAAGCCACCGAGGTCGAAAAGGCCCGCATGCTCGAAATCATGATGGCGCAGGACTTCCAGGACATCACCGGCCAGCTGATCAAGAAGATCGTCGGCATCACCGCCATCGCGGAACGTGAACTCGCGCAGCTGCTGCGCGACAACGCGCCGCCGGAAGTCAAGGCGGCGATCCAGGCCGACAAGCCGGTTGAGTTGTTGAACGGACCTTCTGCCCCGGGCTCGGCCATGGCGCAGAATGATGTGGATGACTTACTCGCTAATCTGGGGTTCTAATGGATGATGAAATGCTCAAGGATTTTGTCGTCGAGGCCTTGGACCTCGCGACTAGCGTTGAAGAGCATCTGCTGACTCTTGAACGACATCCTGACGACCTGGAAATTCTGAACGCGGTTTTCCGCGCCTTCCACACCATTAAGGGTGGTGCGGGTTTCGTCAATTTGCCGGCCATGGTATCGGCCTGCCACCTGACTGAAAACCTGTTCGACGCGCTGCGCACCGGCAAGGCGCCGGTCACGCCGCTGGCGATCGAAGCGGCGCTGCAAGCCAGCGGCTTCGTCGCCGACCAGCTCAACGAGCTGTCCAACGGCGCCGACCCGGCCAGCCTGGCGTCAATGCCGCAGGACCTTGAAGACATTCTGACGCAAGCCATTGAAGGCAATGCGGGGGCGCCGGCTGCCGCTGCAGCTCCTGCTCCCAGTGCCGCCGCCCCTGCCGCTGCGCCGGCTGCCGTCTCGACGCCTTCGGCCAACGGCGGCGCCAGCGTGCTCGGTCCGGACGGCTCGCTCGACTGGAACGCCTTGTACCAGGCCGTTTCGGGCGGCACCGGCGAAGTTGCGCCAGCTGCTGCCGCAGCCATCGAAGATGCACCCGCGGAAGCGGAAAGCAGCTCCGGCCATCCGAAATCGCTGCCTTCGGCGACACCGAAGCCGGCGGCCGCTCCCGTACCAGCACGCCGCGCCACCGACAACCAACCCGGCAACGCCAAGGAAGAAAGCATCCGTATCGATGCCGGCAAGCTCGACGCGCTGCTCGAAGTGGCCGGCGAATCGGTGCAGGCAGCCAATCAGGCCGCCGTGTTGCTGGAAAAACTGCAACAGTTCAAGTTCGAAGGCACTGCCGCTGCGCTGATGTCGACCTTGGCCGAAACGCTGGGACGCGCTTCGCGCTACTCCAGCGAGCTGCAACGCGCGACACTGTCGACGCGCATGCAGCCGGTCGGACGCCTGTTCCAGAAATTCCCGCGCCTGGTGCGCGAACTTGCCAAGGATCTGGGCAAGGACGTTGACCTGGCGATTTCCGGCGCCGAAACCGAAGTCGACCGCGTGGTGGTGGACAGCCTGTACGACCCGCTCGTGCACATGCTGCGCAACTCGCTCGACCACGGTATCGAAACCGATCGCGGCGCTGCCGGCAAGCCCAACAAGGCGACCATTTCGCTCAAGGCATGGCAGGAAGCCAGCAGCGTCATGATTGAAATTTTCGACGACGGCAAGGGCATGGATCCCGATTTCCTGCGCAAGAAGGCGATCGGCAAAGGCCTCATCGGCGAACACGAAGCGCAAAGTCACGACGAAGCGCTGCAACTGGTGTTCCTCCCGGGCTTCTCGACCAAGGAAGTGGCATCAAGCGTATCCGGCCGCGGCGTCGGCATGGACGTGGTGAAGACGGCGGTGGAAAAGCATCGCGGTACCATCCGTATCGACTCGACGCTGGGCGTCGGCACGCGCTTCTCGATCCGTCTGCCGATCGAACTGTCGATCATCCCGACCATGCTGGTACGTACCGCCGGCGCTGCGCTGGCCTTGCCGATGGCAGTAGTGGAACGCGTGGTGGAACTGCCGGACGAGTTCGATGAAGTCGGCGGAGCGCCGGTGTTGCGCGACCAGGGCCGTCCGTTGCCGGTGCATTCGCTGGCCGGCGTGCTCGGCTATGAACCGGGCAATGAACGTGTCGGTATCGTGATGGCCGTACCGCATCCGTACATCCTCGGCGTCGAAGCCGTGGAAGGCACTGCCGACCTGGTGATCAAACCGTTGACCGCCATCCAGACCAACGGCATTACTGGTACTGCACGCTCTGCGGAGGGTGAACTGGTGCTGGTGGTCGGCCTGTCCTTCCTGCTGGAAGGCTGCCGCGCCGCTGCGAAGGCTGTCGCGCAAGTCTAAGCAATCCGCTGCAAGACCTGCAAAAAAGCTGAGCCCGTTCGCGGTCTCAGCTTTTTTTATGGCCTCAGCAAATTCATCCCATCACTTCGTGACGGGATGCGCATAGCGCTCCGACAGCGCCTCATACAGGGGCGGCGCAAAGAAGCGCGAAACGCGACTCGCCAGCAAAGCCGTCGCCATCAATGAAATCACCAGCGCGTGGCCGTTGATCATTTCCATGACGATCACGAAGGCGGTGATCGGCGATTGCGTTACTGCGGCCAGGTAGCCGACCATCGCCAGGGCGATCAGCATCGACAGCGAGGTGTGCTCGAACACCATGTGCAGCAGATTGCCGAAGCCGGCGCCGATCGACAGCGACGGCGCGAAGATGCCGCCCGGAATCCCCGGCAGGTAAGAGCCCACCATCGAGGCCATCTTGGCCAGCGGATACCACGCCGACAATTGCGCCTGGCCGGTCAGCAAGCCCTTGGCTTCCGCATAGCCGCTGCCGAAGGTCATGCCGCCGGCGCACAAGCCGATGACCGCCACGATCAGACCGCACACCGCACCGAACACCACCGGGCGCTCGGCCCGCAAGACGCGCAGCGGCGCCGGAATCCACTTGTGGGTATTGAGCAGCAGCCAGCAAAAGACACCCCCGGCCACACCCATCAGGATGCCGCTGACGATGACCGCGACGATCAATTCACGCGCGCTGTCATTGCCGGCATTAATGGTGCCGAAGTATGTGTAGTTGCCGTTCAGGCCGAGCGCGACGATGCCGGCAAAGATGATGGTGGTGATGACGATGCCGCTGGCGCGCTGCTCGAAGCTGCGCGACAGTTCTTCAATCGCAAAGACGATGCCGGCCAGCGGCGTATTGAAGGCGGCCGACAAGCCGGCTGCTGCGCCGGCCAGGATCAGGCGCCGTTCCAGGATGGCGCTGGGACGCGGGTAGAAGCGCCGCATGTTGTACATCAGCGCGGCGCCTACATGCACCGTCGGTCCTTCGCGACCGATGGTGAAGCCGCCCAGGATGCCGAGGAAAGAAATGCCGATCTTGCCGGCCAGGATCTTCAGCGTCAGCAATGCGGAGGCGCGCTTGACACGCAACTCTCCGCGCTCGTCTTCTTCGGCCAGCGACGCGATCACCTGCGGAATCCCGCTGCCCTCGGCGCCCGGAAAGAAGCGGCGCGTCAGCCACACGCACAAGGCGCTCATGGCCGGCGTCAGGATCAGCGGCAACCAGGCGTGACCGCGCCGCATCGCGCTGAACATCTCGAACCCGAAATCGATCAGCCACGCGTACATCACCGCCACCAGGCCGACCAGCACGGCACCCAGCCAAAGAATCCCGTATTGCAGCCACAGCCGGCGCGCCCGGCGCAGAGTATGGCCATGCAGGCCGGCAAGCATCGACATCATCGCTTCAGTTCCAATCAGTTATACCGCTGCCCGCAGGCAACTTACAGTTCGTACATGTCCTTCTCGCCTTCCATGACCTGGCCGATCAACTTGCGGTTGAGCGT is a window of Herbaspirillum hiltneri N3 DNA encoding:
- a CDS encoding FecCD family ABC transporter permease, producing MRRAILLLSCLAALAALALVLAGLCGSTGCLRLSGASANSADIAMLLQLRVPRALTAFTVGALLAMAGALMQVLLRNPLAEPYVLGVSGGSAAGALLAMLLAASIGLQRQNVAAVGAVLGAGLAVLLLFGLVGKSLRRLPLSPMAAGHRLLLTGIMLAAGFGAVITLVLTLAGDTQLRGMVFWLMGDLEDSRFLPLAAAIAGAVLLWSIWNAPRLNLLARGESFAQLLGVPVVRLRVATLCAASLATAAAVTLAGTIGFVGLVVPHGLRLLAGNDQRVLLPAAALAGGAGLTLADLAARTIVAPTQLPVGVITALIGVPLFLWLLARSRA
- a CDS encoding TonB-dependent receptor family protein gives rise to the protein MTFTVPTRRAAIACAAFSLANSLACSVAQAADDQNLAALLVTASRFPNDPAFPPVGATVIGAEDIRNAGIDNVNEAIRKLGGVYGRQSLAGPGDFALDMRGFGSNGDQNMVILIDGVRLSENELSTALLSSVPIDSVERIEIVRGGSSVLYGDGATGGTIQIITKRPAADAIHGSVVGEAGSYGLRSGRASVAKGWDGFALNAAYSKQHADNYRDNNASNQENFSGTAQWFSNEGRFGLRVDLARADYGLAGSLSMAQFLANPRQTSSPKDYGAYDSDRITAFFERRFGALEAAAELSHREKISRASYGGGAVSEVHSRTTQFSPRLRHIAEVGALKNELVAGVDFSEWQIGNVDGSGDAAQTARAAYVRDELQIARNTRIAVGVRHETIDKRSTANAYDKAQGVNAWDVQASHAVIPSLRLFGKTGQSYRLPTADENRSIVLAAGQILKPQTSHDLEFGATWGGADNNATLRWFRHRIKDELFYDPTVGAFGANVNLDPTKRQGVELEAAARLNADFSLKGNFQHIAATFTGGPNAGKEMVLVPKNTASARLNWQSGNQTVNLGVLWADAQRYGGDFSNTCNARMPSYTTVDARYAVRVSAWELALTGSNLGDRRYFSQAFGCASGIYPESGRAVKFTARYDF
- a CDS encoding protein phosphatase CheZ, with amino-acid sequence MSDDVDLEALFDEISAQTLPASVAAAAPAAAAEDPAAPPEDQSDKPMYERLGGIVRLLHDSMRELGYDRSLSDVASQIGDAQGRLEHVATLTEQAANKVLNSIDAGMPAQDALASKAKDIDDRWARLFAGQMTIDEFKNLANDSKKFSSAVIEATEVEKARMLEIMMAQDFQDITGQLIKKIVGITAIAERELAQLLRDNAPPEVKAAIQADKPVELLNGPSAPGSAMAQNDVDDLLANLGF
- a CDS encoding chemotaxis protein CheA, which translates into the protein MDDEMLKDFVVEALDLATSVEEHLLTLERHPDDLEILNAVFRAFHTIKGGAGFVNLPAMVSACHLTENLFDALRTGKAPVTPLAIEAALQASGFVADQLNELSNGADPASLASMPQDLEDILTQAIEGNAGAPAAAAAPAPSAAAPAAAPAAVSTPSANGGASVLGPDGSLDWNALYQAVSGGTGEVAPAAAAAIEDAPAEAESSSGHPKSLPSATPKPAAAPVPARRATDNQPGNAKEESIRIDAGKLDALLEVAGESVQAANQAAVLLEKLQQFKFEGTAAALMSTLAETLGRASRYSSELQRATLSTRMQPVGRLFQKFPRLVRELAKDLGKDVDLAISGAETEVDRVVVDSLYDPLVHMLRNSLDHGIETDRGAAGKPNKATISLKAWQEASSVMIEIFDDGKGMDPDFLRKKAIGKGLIGEHEAQSHDEALQLVFLPGFSTKEVASSVSGRGVGMDVVKTAVEKHRGTIRIDSTLGVGTRFSIRLPIELSIIPTMLVRTAGAALALPMAVVERVVELPDEFDEVGGAPVLRDQGRPLPVHSLAGVLGYEPGNERVGIVMAVPHPYILGVEAVEGTADLVIKPLTAIQTNGITGTARSAEGELVLVVGLSFLLEGCRAAAKAVAQV
- a CDS encoding chloride channel protein, whose amino-acid sequence is MMSMLAGLHGHTLRRARRLWLQYGILWLGAVLVGLVAVMYAWLIDFGFEMFSAMRRGHAWLPLILTPAMSALCVWLTRRFFPGAEGSGIPQVIASLAEEDERGELRVKRASALLTLKILAGKIGISFLGILGGFTIGREGPTVHVGAALMYNMRRFYPRPSAILERRLILAGAAAGLSAAFNTPLAGIVFAIEELSRSFEQRASGIVITTIIFAGIVALGLNGNYTYFGTINAGNDSARELIVAVIVSGILMGVAGGVFCWLLLNTHKWIPAPLRVLRAERPVVFGAVCGLIVAVIGLCAGGMTFGSGYAEAKGLLTGQAQLSAWYPLAKMASMVGSYLPGIPGGIFAPSLSIGAGFGNLLHMVFEHTSLSMLIALAMVGYLAAVTQSPITAFVIVMEMINGHALVISLMATALLASRVSRFFAPPLYEALSERYAHPVTK